A section of the Oryzias melastigma strain HK-1 linkage group LG2, ASM292280v2, whole genome shotgun sequence genome encodes:
- the LOC112156704 gene encoding major facilitator superfamily domain-containing protein 6-A isoform X2 produces MAADDKVAILPEDEEDAKKKYVLSEPFNYLSMEQQGEQQGPDPEPQPEPVQDLKPVPMDCCERLCLRINSHLLISKVFYFFFYAAYGSLHPLLAVYYKQLGMSASRSGLLVGIRYFIEFCSAPFWGIVADRFKKGKAVLLFSVMCWLMFNCGIGFVNPADMQCVEVVGSSTTTAAPTAPNATVPINSTNPTRSRRSVLDLTLGLNVTSTPYNVTETATVHSTATSTRPPTTSQKEYQIVFNQDQVETIFLIILLVIIVGEFFSAPAVTIVDTVTLQYLGKARDRYGLQRMWGSLGWGLAMLLVGIWIDHTHVAIQTHIEGCVPPDYRLHNYRIAFIVFGVLMGVAFIVATQFYFERGGDYTQEVPEVVEESSNPQTDPSPSSQTPSGSEAPQEFHYSDLLRLLCTVRYSSVLFVAWFMGFGYGFVFSFLYWHLEDLKGTTTLFGVCSVLSHISELGAYFTSHKFIELVGHVRVLYIGLACNTARYLYISYLENAWIVLPMEVLQGVTHASVWAACISFLSAAVPPALRTSAQGILQGLHLGLGRGCGAMVGGVFVSYFGAAKTFRGIGMASLVILLIFSLIQCLSEDSKEKEDQILAENIPVPSSPVPIATIDLVQNQNQSAVDSPIPARPATALLLKKTKHQQDQEDPMKPAWVLSGAPWVTIAFAIVQIREMISLKRSSRPATEDQALEKLPPLIGWLLSEER; encoded by the exons ATGGCGGCTGATGACAAGGTGGCCATCCTCCcggaggacgaggaggacgCGAAGAAGAAGTATGTGCTGTCCGAGCCGTTCAACTACCTGTCTATGGAGCAGCAGGGGGAGCAGCAGGGTCCAGACCCGGAGCCCCAGCCGGAGCCGGTCCAGGACCTCAAGCCCGTCCCCATGGACTGCTGCGAGAGGCTGTGCCTGCGCATCAACAGCCACCTGCTCATCTCCAAAGTCTTCTACTTCTTCTTCTACGCCGCCTACGGCTCGCTGCACCCCCTGCTGGCGGTGTACTACAAGCAGCTGGGCATGTCGGCGAGCCGCAGCGGACTGCTGGTCGGCATTCGGTACTTCATCGAGTTCTGCAGCGCCCCCTTCTGGGGGATAGTGGCCGACCGCTTCAAGAAGGGCAAAGCGGTGCTGCTGTTCTCCGTCATGTGCTGGCTGATGTTCAACTGCGGGATCGGGTTCGTGAACCCGGCGGACATGCAGTGCGTGGAGGTGGTCGGGTCCTCCACGACGACTGCGGCGCCGACCGCTCCAAACGCCACGGTACCGATCAACTCCACCAACCCGACCAGGAGTCGCAGGAGCGTTCTGGACTTGACTCTCGGCCTCAATGTAACCTCGACCCCCTACAACGTGACTGAGACCGCCACCGTCCACTCCACCGCCACTTCCACCCGACCTCCTACGACCTCGCAGAAGGAGTACCAGATTGTCTTCAACCAGGACCAGGTGGAGACCATCTTCCTCATCATTCTGCTCGTCATCATCGTGGGCGAGTTCTTCAGCGCGCCCGCCGTCACCATCGTGGACACGGTCACCCTGCAGTACCTGGGCAAGGCCCGGGACCGCTACGGCCTGCAGCGGATGTGGGGCTCGCTGGGTTGGGGTCTGGCCATGCTCCTGGTGGGGATCTGGATCGACCACACCCACGTGGCCATCCAGACCCACATCGAGGGGTGCGTGCCGCCGGATTACCGCCTGCACAACTACAGGATCGCGTTCATCGTCTTCGGCGTCCTGATGGGCGTGGCCTTCATCGTGGCCACGCAGTTTTATTTTGAGCGCGGTGGCGACTACACGCAGGAAGTCCcggaggtggtggaggagtcCTCAAACCCCCAGACGGACCCCAGTCCCTCCAGCCAGACGCCCAGCGGGTCGGAGGCGCCGCAGGAGTTCCACTACAGCGACCTGCTGCGGCTGCTGTGCACGGTGCGCTACAGCTCGGTGCTGTTCGTGGCGTGGTTCATGGGGTTCGGCTACGGCTTCGTCTTCAGCTTCCTGTACTGGCACCTGGAGGACCTGAAGGGGACCACCACGCTGTTCGGGGTCTGCTCCGTCCTCAGCCACATCTCCGAGCTCGGCGCCTACTTCACCAGCCACAAGTTCATCGAGCTGGTGGGACACGTCCG AGTGCTGTACATCGGCCTGGCCTGCAACACCGCCCGGTATCTCTACATCTCCTACCTGGAGAACGCCTGGATCGTGCTGCCCATGGAGGTCCTTCAAG GGGTGACGCACGCCTCCGTCTGGGCGGCGTGCATCTCCTTCCTGAGCGCCGCCGTGCCGCCGGCGTTGAGGACGTCGGCTCAGGGGATCCTACAGGGGCTGCACCTGGGGCTGGGCCGCGGCTGTGGAGCCATGGTGGGAGGAGTCTTCGTCAGTTATTTTg GTGCCGCGAAGACGTTCAGAGGAATCGGCATGGCGTCCCTCgtcatcctcctcatcttctCCCTCATCCAGTGTCTGAGTGAAGACAGCAAAGAGAAAG AGGACCAAATCCTGGCGGAGAACATCCCAGTTCCGTCCAGCCCCGTCCCCATCGCCACCATCGACCtggttcagaaccagaaccagagcgCCGTGGACAGCCCGATCCCGGCCCGCCCGGCCACGGCGCTGCTCCTCAAGAAGACGAAGCACCAGCAGGACCAGGAGGACCCGATGAAGCCGGCCTGGGTGCTCTCCGGCGCCCCCTGGGTCACCATCGCCTTCGCCATCGTCCAGATCAGAGAGATGATCAGCCTGAAGAGGAGCAGCCGACCCGCCACGGAAGATCAAGCGCTGGAG AAACTTCCTCCTCTCATCGGCTGGCTGCTCTCTGAAGAAAG GTGA
- the LOC112156704 gene encoding major facilitator superfamily domain-containing protein 6-A isoform X1 → MAADDKVAILPEDEEDAKKKYVLSEPFNYLSMEQQGEQQGPDPEPQPEPVQDLKPVPMDCCERLCLRINSHLLISKVFYFFFYAAYGSLHPLLAVYYKQLGMSASRSGLLVGIRYFIEFCSAPFWGIVADRFKKGKAVLLFSVMCWLMFNCGIGFVNPADMQCVEVVGSSTTTAAPTAPNATVPINSTNPTRSRRSVLDLTLGLNVTSTPYNVTETATVHSTATSTRPPTTSQKEYQIVFNQDQVETIFLIILLVIIVGEFFSAPAVTIVDTVTLQYLGKARDRYGLQRMWGSLGWGLAMLLVGIWIDHTHVAIQTHIEGCVPPDYRLHNYRIAFIVFGVLMGVAFIVATQFYFERGGDYTQEVPEVVEESSNPQTDPSPSSQTPSGSEAPQEFHYSDLLRLLCTVRYSSVLFVAWFMGFGYGFVFSFLYWHLEDLKGTTTLFGVCSVLSHISELGAYFTSHKFIELVGHVRVLYIGLACNTARYLYISYLENAWIVLPMEVLQGVTHASVWAACISFLSAAVPPALRTSAQGILQGLHLGLGRGCGAMVGGVFVSYFGAAKTFRGIGMASLVILLIFSLIQCLSEDSKEKEDQILAENIPVPSSPVPIATIDLVQNQNQSAVDSPIPARPATALLLKKTKHQQDQEDPMKPAWVLSGAPWVTIAFAIVQIREMISLKRSSRPATEDQALEVTDQAPPESQEAGEASIGEQEPETQRSSDDTEPTDPTQPVSEGGGPKENPAFTEEDTQRYLS, encoded by the exons ATGGCGGCTGATGACAAGGTGGCCATCCTCCcggaggacgaggaggacgCGAAGAAGAAGTATGTGCTGTCCGAGCCGTTCAACTACCTGTCTATGGAGCAGCAGGGGGAGCAGCAGGGTCCAGACCCGGAGCCCCAGCCGGAGCCGGTCCAGGACCTCAAGCCCGTCCCCATGGACTGCTGCGAGAGGCTGTGCCTGCGCATCAACAGCCACCTGCTCATCTCCAAAGTCTTCTACTTCTTCTTCTACGCCGCCTACGGCTCGCTGCACCCCCTGCTGGCGGTGTACTACAAGCAGCTGGGCATGTCGGCGAGCCGCAGCGGACTGCTGGTCGGCATTCGGTACTTCATCGAGTTCTGCAGCGCCCCCTTCTGGGGGATAGTGGCCGACCGCTTCAAGAAGGGCAAAGCGGTGCTGCTGTTCTCCGTCATGTGCTGGCTGATGTTCAACTGCGGGATCGGGTTCGTGAACCCGGCGGACATGCAGTGCGTGGAGGTGGTCGGGTCCTCCACGACGACTGCGGCGCCGACCGCTCCAAACGCCACGGTACCGATCAACTCCACCAACCCGACCAGGAGTCGCAGGAGCGTTCTGGACTTGACTCTCGGCCTCAATGTAACCTCGACCCCCTACAACGTGACTGAGACCGCCACCGTCCACTCCACCGCCACTTCCACCCGACCTCCTACGACCTCGCAGAAGGAGTACCAGATTGTCTTCAACCAGGACCAGGTGGAGACCATCTTCCTCATCATTCTGCTCGTCATCATCGTGGGCGAGTTCTTCAGCGCGCCCGCCGTCACCATCGTGGACACGGTCACCCTGCAGTACCTGGGCAAGGCCCGGGACCGCTACGGCCTGCAGCGGATGTGGGGCTCGCTGGGTTGGGGTCTGGCCATGCTCCTGGTGGGGATCTGGATCGACCACACCCACGTGGCCATCCAGACCCACATCGAGGGGTGCGTGCCGCCGGATTACCGCCTGCACAACTACAGGATCGCGTTCATCGTCTTCGGCGTCCTGATGGGCGTGGCCTTCATCGTGGCCACGCAGTTTTATTTTGAGCGCGGTGGCGACTACACGCAGGAAGTCCcggaggtggtggaggagtcCTCAAACCCCCAGACGGACCCCAGTCCCTCCAGCCAGACGCCCAGCGGGTCGGAGGCGCCGCAGGAGTTCCACTACAGCGACCTGCTGCGGCTGCTGTGCACGGTGCGCTACAGCTCGGTGCTGTTCGTGGCGTGGTTCATGGGGTTCGGCTACGGCTTCGTCTTCAGCTTCCTGTACTGGCACCTGGAGGACCTGAAGGGGACCACCACGCTGTTCGGGGTCTGCTCCGTCCTCAGCCACATCTCCGAGCTCGGCGCCTACTTCACCAGCCACAAGTTCATCGAGCTGGTGGGACACGTCCG AGTGCTGTACATCGGCCTGGCCTGCAACACCGCCCGGTATCTCTACATCTCCTACCTGGAGAACGCCTGGATCGTGCTGCCCATGGAGGTCCTTCAAG GGGTGACGCACGCCTCCGTCTGGGCGGCGTGCATCTCCTTCCTGAGCGCCGCCGTGCCGCCGGCGTTGAGGACGTCGGCTCAGGGGATCCTACAGGGGCTGCACCTGGGGCTGGGCCGCGGCTGTGGAGCCATGGTGGGAGGAGTCTTCGTCAGTTATTTTg GTGCCGCGAAGACGTTCAGAGGAATCGGCATGGCGTCCCTCgtcatcctcctcatcttctCCCTCATCCAGTGTCTGAGTGAAGACAGCAAAGAGAAAG AGGACCAAATCCTGGCGGAGAACATCCCAGTTCCGTCCAGCCCCGTCCCCATCGCCACCATCGACCtggttcagaaccagaaccagagcgCCGTGGACAGCCCGATCCCGGCCCGCCCGGCCACGGCGCTGCTCCTCAAGAAGACGAAGCACCAGCAGGACCAGGAGGACCCGATGAAGCCGGCCTGGGTGCTCTCCGGCGCCCCCTGGGTCACCATCGCCTTCGCCATCGTCCAGATCAGAGAGATGATCAGCCTGAAGAGGAGCAGCCGACCCGCCACGGAAGATCAAGCGCTGGAG GTGACTGATCAAGCTCCGCCCGAAAGCCAAGAGGCGGGAGAGGCGAGCATCGGAGAACAGGAACCTGAAACCCAACGAAGCAGCGACGACACGGAACCGACAGACCCAACCCAGCCCGTCTCGGAGGGGGGCGGGCCGAAGGAAAACCCCGCCTTCACGGAGGAGGACACACAGCGATACTTGAGCTGA
- the LOC112156698 gene encoding leucine-rich repeat-containing protein 4C, whose amino-acid sequence MLSFVGQMMLLLRLVAPVSSRSNMTRCDPGCDCREDLRFTICSRALFTQPPGTVPDSTELLDLSDNLISIIPKHAFVKNRKLRVLLLQNNNISAVEDGSFSQLEFLQKLDLSWNRISSLTAGFSVGLTFLRELQLAHNHLTSLDTQSFLHLDSLQRLNLTGNRIQTIHSRSFTSMSSLRQLHLEDNKLTSLTSGAFSMLRSLEILNLAGNHIGAMDTGVFNPLTSLTLLNLADNQLSTVCFKTFLSIHSYSTHILLQGNPWNCECELQRVFRKLRSIQRLFLDDYYNLTCREPPVLQGYLLMDVDSELCIAETVTVLIITVTVVITVLAAMLMGERKRKKRSKRLHWTQQADFSDESDF is encoded by the coding sequence ATGTTGAGCTTTGTGGGCCAGATGATGTTACTCCTCCGGTTGGTGGCCCCGGTGTCCTCCAGGTCCAACATGACGAGGTGCGATCCAGGCTGCGACTGTCGAGAAGACCTCCGCTTCACCATCTGCTCCAGAGCCCTCTTCACCCAGCCGCCCGGCACCGTCCCCGACTCCACCGAGCTCCTGGACCTCTCCGACAACCTGATCTCCATCATCCCCAAACACGCCTTTGTCAAGAACCGCAAGCTGagggtgctgctgctgcagaacaaCAACATCAGCGCGGTGGAGGACGGCAGCTTCTCTCAGTTGGAGTTCCTGCAGAaactggacctgagctggaACCGGATCTCCTCGCTGACGGCGGGGTTCTCCGTGGGCCTGACTTTCCTGCGGGAGCTGCAACTGGCCCACAACCACTTGACCAGCCTGGACACGCAGAGCTTCCTGCACCTGGACAGCCTGCAGAGGTTAAACCTGACCGGCAACCGCATCCAAACCATCCACAGTCGCTCCTTCACCTCCATGAGCAGCCTGCGCCAGCTCCACCTGGAGGACAACAAGCTGACCTCCCTGACGAGCGGCGCTTTCTCCATGCTGCGCTCCCTCGAGATCCTAAATCTTGCTGGGAACCACATTGGCGCCATGGACACGGGCGTCTTCAACCCGCTCACCAGCTTGACGCTCCTCAACCTGGCAGACAACCAGCTGTCCACCGTCTGCTTCAAGACCTTCCTGAGCATTCACTCCTACAGCACCCACATCCTGCTGCAGGGGAACCCGTGGAACTGCGAGTGCGAGCTGCAGAGAGTCTTCCGGAAGCTGCGCAGCATCCAGAGGCTCTTCCTGGACGACTACTACAACCTGACCTGCAGGGAGCCGCCCGTCCTGCAGGGCTACCTGCTGATGGACGTGGACAGCGAACTGTGCATCGCAGAGACCGTCACCGTGCTCATCATCACCGTCACCGTGGTGATAACGGTGCTGGCCGCCATGCTGATGGgcgagaggaagaggaagaagaggtcGAAGCGTTTGCACTGGACGCAGCAGGCCGACTTCTCCGACGAGTCGGACTTCTGA